The genome window AGACATGATAAAATTTGAAAGATTGCCAGCAGATATCCTGTCAAGAATCCTTGAGGGGAAAAAGATTCTTGTTAAAGATGACAATGTTATTTTTGTATACATCTTTGGTGGGCTTGCTGAAGGTGACGCCAAACCTCTTTCTGATATCGATATCGCTGTTTATCTAAGAGACACGAGCAATCTTGTCGAATACAAACTTCAGCTTTTCGATAAACTTACAGATGCCCTTGGGACAAGCGAACTTGACCTTATAATACTTAATACAGCCCCTATCAGCCTTACAGGAAGGATTTTGCAAAAGAAACAGACCCTTGTAGATAAGGAGCCACCAATTCGCCATGCCTATGAATCAATAACATTGAGGGAATTTTTTGATTTTAAAGTAAAAGAGGATGCCTTCTTTGCAAGGAGGTATGGAGTTGGTAGATAAGGCTGTTGTCCTTAGAAAGATTTCAGAACTCGAAATATATCAGAAGCAGATAAGAGAGTTTTCTAATATAACACTCCAGGCCTATAAGGCAGACTGGAAAACCCAGCGTATTGTTGAAAGGACTCTCCAGATAATGATAGAGACCTGTGCAGACATTGCTAATCACATTGTCTCTGATAGAGGTATGAGATCTCCCACGAGTTATGCTGATACATTTAAGGTCTTGTTCGAGAACAATATTATTGTTCCAGAGCTATTTACCATCATGGAAAAAATGGCCAAGTTCAGGAATGTTGTTATCCATCAGTATGAAGAGGTGGATGCTGAGATTGTAGTTGTTATCCTGAAAAAGCATCTCGGAGATTTTGAAAGATTTAAAGATGCAGTTCTGGCGTATCTGAAAAGTTCTCCGGAAGCCTGATTTTTAAATAGGGTGACACAATGAATGAAACAGGTACATACCTTACAATCAAACACGATATACATGATATTCATGGTAATCGGGTTGCAAAGGCAGGCGATGTATTAACAGAAGGCTATCTCCATTTACTGGCAGATTCTTGCAGGTTCAAAAAGGAGGTAAAAAAATTAGTTAGTGAGACAACCATGTTTAGTGACCTGAAGGAATTCTTAAATTACAAAAACTACCAATTTATATTTGATCCTGAAGGTGTAAAGGATGAGGTGCTAAAGGTCATTGGGGGTATAAGCCTTCAGCCCATCCTCTTTGAAGAGTTTGATTTAATGAAGGAGAGGGATTTTTACACCTATAGGCATGTCATCCTTACCACAGCCTTAACAGTAAGAATGGCATTGGATATCTATTCAAATGCCAATGAGATATTTAATGCTGCAGAAGCAGCATTTACACACGATTTTGGAAAGATAAGAGTGCCCCTCCACGTCATGCAAAAGACCAATTTTCTGACTGTTGCTGAGAATGACTTTATATCTGAACATTCAACTGTTGGTTATCTTTTGCTTATATATTATCAGGGGACTGTTGATTCATTGAATAATAAGGTTGCATTTGAACATCATGAAAAGATCGATGGTTCAGGCTATCCGAGGGGGATTAAGGAGTCGCATCCCATTGTCGAGATAGTTACTACAAGTGATATCTATGATGCCCTTATCTCAGAGAGGCCATATAGAAAGGAATCTTATACCATACGGGCAGCAATAGATCATCTTACAAAAGAGATGGACGATGGGAAACTGAATGAGACAACAGTATGCCTTCTGGCATCCTATAATAGGAGAAAGAAAAGTAGCTCGATTGAGAATATTTCGCTTTCAAGAAATTTTAGAGGGACTCCTCCTGCTGAGAATTTTTATTCTCCTGTTAAAAAGAAAAGTGGCACCAGATAATGTAGCATGGGTGTATGGTTACAATTTACAGGGCAATCGGTCTATCTCTTTTTGCAGGTACGGCGCAGAGAAATCCAAATGGCTCGTTAAAAGGGTTCAGAAGCTGATGAGGCGTATTGGGCGATATATAGACAATGTCGAGAAAACTTAGCTTGTGATGTTTTTTGTTTAAAAATACTTTTCCATTGCCCCTGATTACTACTACCACATGCTCATGCCTGTGTTTTTCAAAGCTGCTCTGGCCTCCTGGAGCAATCTCAAAGTATCTCAGGTGAAATTTTGCAGATTCGCCGTAATTGCCGATTATAACTCGCCTTACAATAGCTGCCCAATTCCCAGCCTCTGGCTTATATTTTTCTGTCTTTATGCCCTGCCATGTGAAATTGCCCCTGTGTTTGCAGAGTTTGCTTTTATTTTTTATGTGTGCCTTCTTTCCTCTGCTGGTTGTAGACCTCATCTTCCAATCACATGATATTGGGGCTTTTTCCTTTTTAGGCATTTAAAGACCTCCGTTAATTAATCGAAAGCAATAATACTTTTAAGTGCATCACTCGCCCGAGAAGTGAGCTTGAATGCCTCTGCTGTCTTTTCAACAGGGAACCTGTGGGTGATTAACTTTTCAGCCCCCACAACACCTTCTGATATGAACCTGAGCGATTCCCTTGTATCTGTAGGGCCGCATGAGTAACTTGTGACTATATTTATATCCCTGAAATACAGGTGGTTAGGGTCTATTGTAAGATTTTCCCCTGGCTTTACAGGTGTAAACAAAATCACTGTCCCACCCTTTGAAACAGCCTCTATCCCCTGTTTCACAGCCTCCACACTGTTTGGGCCAACAATCACAACATCTGCCATAAAACCATCGGTCAAGTCCTTCGCTCTCTCTATGAGATTTTCTTTAGAGACATCTATGACATAATCAGCGCCAAACTCCAGTGCCTTATTCAGCCTGAATGGTACCATATCAGCGCCGATTATTTTTTCTATGCCGAATTCCCTGGCAAGTAGTATATGCATCTGTCCCATAACGCCGAGCCCGATGACAAGTATGGTGTCACCCTTTTTTATGGACGCCCTCTTTAAAGATTTAACAACACATGCAGTTGGCTCAATCAATGTCCCATCTTCATAGTCTATATCTTCTGGAAGTATCAGCGTATCGTTTCTTAGATTTATCTCAGGTATGAGTATGTATTCAGAGATGCCGCCTGGGATTATCCTCGTGTCCCGCCATGTATCACACTGGACATAATCGCCACGCTTGCAATATCTACAGGATTTTAAGTTTAGGCACGGCGCATGATGGTGAACAAATACCATGTCACCAACAGAAAGTGACGAGTGACGAGTGACAAGTGACGAGCCTAATTCTACAATCTCACCCACTGGCTCGTGGCCTAACACGAGGGGCGCCTTCTTTTCTATATACCATGGCATCACATCCCCTGAGCAGATGCCACAGGCCTTTGTCTTTATAAGTGCATCACGAGGGCCGATCTGCGGAATGGGGATATCTTCTATTCGTATATCGGTGAAGCTATAAAGCTTTGCTACTTTCATTTGCTCTCTCCATAAAGCACATCAAGCGGGCTTTGCGGCGCATTTTTCATATCGCGCAGGACATGGGTGTAAATCATGGTCGTCTCTACATTCTTATGCCCGAGTAGACTTTGCCATGATTTATAACCTTTCGCTTTTAGTCCATATTACCACAAAAGACGAAATTGTTGGAATGCCTCATAATTGATTTTATGCAACTTTTCCTCTTTAAAAAATCTTCAAGCTGTGCTACATTTTAACCAGTTTTCGGAAAATACGGTAGTTCGTATAGTAATTGTTAGACAACAAATAATAATAAATAATGAAAAATAAAAAATATGGATGCTTGGTCAAAAAGTGAAATTGTTTCATATATTTTAGTGATTATCGGTGGATTGGCTCTTGCTGTTGGCCCGAGATTAAAAAAATATGAAAGACCTCAGCTCCGCCCTCCTCTGGAAAGACATATTTTTATGTTCCAAAAGCGATGTCAGACAAGATTTCTATTCAAAAGGATAGAAGCTTACCAGCCACAATTTTCAGTCACTATTTTCAAAAACGACCAACAACTGAAGAAGAATATGACAATCTTCTTCGTCTGCTTCAGTCAAAAGGGATATTCCTGATTGATATATGCGATGATCCTATCAAAGTCAGAGGTAATTCAAATGGCATCCAGCGTCTCATTAAAGAGATTCCGAAATTACGAACTAAGATGAAGAAAAGAAAAATAAATATTGAAGATAAAGACATCGTGTTTTTACTTGCCAGGAAAAACTATCTAAAAAATATTAAACAAGAATTCCCAATTTCAAAATATATAAGATGGATAGACTTCCGGATGTCACCAGAACCATTAATAAGAAGAAGAAATAAGGCAGGACATAACGAATCAATTCACCGAATCGGCGGGGAACTGCCCCGCCTCTCGGTGATTTAGGTCGTTATAGCTAAAAAAATACATTCCACCACAGTGCATCTTGACAAATGCTGTAATACATTGTAAACATATATCATGGTTGTTTATGAAGAGAACGTTAAAAAGTCAGTTGCTAAAGGTTCTTTACCTAAAGATGTTTTTGAAAGATTTAATAACGTTTTTATTGCTTTAGATACGACTCATGATCTCAGCCTTTTTGATATTAAAAAATTAAAGGCATCTGAAAAGAGGACATACTATCGCGTTAGAAAAGGGAAATATAGAGCCATATTCTATATTGAGAACAATAACTATTACGTTATATCAATTGCCAAGAGAGAGGAGGTATATGATAAATGGGAGTAATATCCATTAGATTGAATAAAGATGAAGAAAAGATTCTAAAGAAACTGGCCGAGTATTTTCATGAGGATAAATCGGCGTTAGTTAAAAAATCATTGCTTGAGTTGTATGAAAATGTCGTGGATTTGGACGAGATAAAAAAATTTGAGGCAAAGGAGCGTAAAGGTAAAGTATCTTTTTTTACAGCAGAAGATATTCTAAAAAAATAGAAGTAATGCTGCTATAACAAATCACTCCACAGGATGCGGAAACCGCACCTGTGAGTTCAGGCGTTACTGGTATGTATTCAGGGGATGATTGCATACTTTATACCCTCGCCTCGAATAAGGCGTTCAAGGGCTGTCTTGAGATTATCGAGCGGGTAGCTGTCTGAGATAAGTCCCCTGACTTTGATGCTTCCATCACACAGGAGCTTATAAGCTTTTTTAACATCAGATGGCGTGTAGTGAAAGATGCCCTTCAGGGTCATTTCATCGTAGTGGAGCCTTTTCGTATCATACACTACAGTGGTTTCTTCTTTGCATCCACCGAAGAGCACAACTGTACCGCCTTTTCGTGCAAGCCATATAGATGTCTCCCATACCTCTGGAAGTCCTGTGCATTCAAAGACAATGTCTGCCCCCAGCCCCTTTGTAAAATCTTTTATTGCTTTATCAGCATTCCCTTCATCTGCATCTATTACGAGGTCAGCCCCTTGCTCTGCCGCCTTTTTCAACCGCTCTTTTCTCTTACCGAGAACAATTACCCTTAGCCCCATTGTCTTTAAAAGCATAATGTGCAGAAGTCCTATTGGACCTGCGCCGATGATTAGTGCCGTGTCTTCTCCTGACAGAGAAACAGAATTAATT of Nitrospirota bacterium contains these proteins:
- a CDS encoding DUF86 domain-containing protein, with translation MELVDKAVVLRKISELEIYQKQIREFSNITLQAYKADWKTQRIVERTLQIMIETCADIANHIVSDRGMRSPTSYADTFKVLFENNIIVPELFTIMEKMAKFRNVVIHQYEEVDAEIVVVILKKHLGDFERFKDAVLAYLKSSPEA
- a CDS encoding zinc-binding dehydrogenase, encoding MRANLLISPGVLELREIETPRPSEGEILIKIKAALTCGTDLKAFKRGHPLIPMPGVFGHEFSGVIAEVGLRVNDFKKGMEVMAVHSAPCGECPFCRKGLHNLCEKIMDTKILGAFAEYILLPPHIVRQNVFQKPDSLSFEEAAFLEPLSCVVHGINSVSLSGEDTALIIGAGPIGLLHIMLLKTMGLRVIVLGKRKERLKKAAEQGADLVIDADEGNADKAIKDFTKGLGADIVFECTGLPEVWETSIWLARKGGTVVLFGGCKEETTVVYDTKRLHYDEMTLKGIFHYTPSDVKKAYKLLCDGSIKVRGLISDSYPLDNLKTALERLIRGEGIKYAIIP
- a CDS encoding nucleotidyltransferase domain-containing protein, yielding MIKFERLPADILSRILEGKKILVKDDNVIFVYIFGGLAEGDAKPLSDIDIAVYLRDTSNLVEYKLQLFDKLTDALGTSELDLIILNTAPISLTGRILQKKQTLVDKEPPIRHAYESITLREFFDFKVKEDAFFARRYGVGR
- a CDS encoding cupin domain-containing protein, producing the protein MPKKEKAPISCDWKMRSTTSRGKKAHIKNKSKLCKHRGNFTWQGIKTEKYKPEAGNWAAIVRRVIIGNYGESAKFHLRYFEIAPGGQSSFEKHRHEHVVVVIRGNGKVFLNKKHHKLSFLDIVYISPNTPHQLLNPFNEPFGFLCAVPAKRDRPIAL
- a CDS encoding alcohol dehydrogenase catalytic domain-containing protein → MKVAKLYSFTDIRIEDIPIPQIGPRDALIKTKACGICSGDVMPWYIEKKAPLVLGHEPVGEIVELGSSLVTRHSSLSVGDMVFVHHHAPCLNLKSCRYCKRGDYVQCDTWRDTRIIPGGISEYILIPEINLRNDTLILPEDIDYEDGTLIEPTACVVKSLKRASIKKGDTILVIGLGVMGQMHILLAREFGIEKIIGADMVPFRLNKALEFGADYVIDVSKENLIERAKDLTDGFMADVVIVGPNSVEAVKQGIEAVSKGGTVILFTPVKPGENLTIDPNHLYFRDINIVTSYSCGPTDTRESLRFISEGVVGAEKLITHRFPVEKTAEAFKLTSRASDALKSIIAFD